One Misgurnus anguillicaudatus chromosome 19, ASM2758022v2, whole genome shotgun sequence genomic region harbors:
- the samd9l gene encoding sterile alpha motif domain-containing protein 9-like isoform X1 has protein sequence MQSAYSTYRERQYCLYTILGEKPEDPIIETWTESMVSDWLKSIGIKETYIKKLYDEEVDGRILLELSEDFLKKETGMKSGPALLIIKKRDELVSRSQKAQNQQDNVNKQVAKRNNNGASTIEKDDARTEEIKEDSVPVVKTKGDSKLRPFGTKGDDFTYVQNNVLIMPESGVIDLISPCHEYKSFAIAATLDRQRLQAKFAKELLKFATGCMNMRTNGTIHFGVMDSKEDPSYVHGEIIGITVKEKDMYYDALDYIEKSFSSFDHELVRLCIDVPQFIQVVCPNSSKEHYVVEVDIEPSLSKVKNKVFSVSLPNFNEKANKVHLEKKTAYRRVGSKTEPVDELNEFYRFITSRDAQREEAETRYNFIAPELCQNLGKKLTMLMTDGKKIMDKDKWYILVTNQVQAKDLQSIDFFLNMNMFCVFDFDPDSNVSGLCHEYNKHHAVNRHFMHNYKIPSGMSIREFESHLHLFDQISWIFCNGRSDYKGNEPPCDEKTWVKTKRTLLKDCVSLICKDILPKGTFKVIFLLTSPVDTPFLNTFYEFITDMEGHEDIICLAESEDNFKEWQTFALGSCEMETVNKSSVVGMTVSQVNATLQQVQPTTTRASKRLPIYVRGECLLDTREEEMRSSLEILSLNHCEETSSDITESEKTTIEQQFYQGGKVTWMNLWLAEKKFVGEVIQRDAYSEVNSLLKDCLSWSLDRASISCINIYHHPGSGGSTVARQVLWNNRRALRCAVVKHSYSASVVSEDAVWLREYEEKDPQKCLPVLLLFEDCEQEYLDDVKYELEVAVNTKKIARGTLCFIMLNCRRSHNPEKMCKESPQQNVSVTHKLSDTEKNHFSKKRQRLEEQFKPEFILTFVLMSEEFESHKITDYVKQFVKHLLQGIDRTSVVTKLVQYVALLNTYLQNSFLSLSHCEALLALSIYVDRFRQHSFETSLSEQAKLVLIHLRDENTYITSIRIIHPLVAKEILHQLLGDTQQQSDLALDLLNNNVLFEHRFGKDQYMKFLRDLFMTRHKIIKGDEHDSFFAPLIEHVREKECPDKAIELLKSAYKRFNEDALFAQHLARLNYKHDRFEEAEKWAETAVAKRPNNSYILDTKGQVYRQWFITKFKAIEQIEKTPENTADAVETALKAIECFQACEKAAVADNETINEAGFVGVVEVGCVLLKLISSLHVFSKKNHCQCIRYLLTNYIPVEIEKPWERFHSKLKDLQKIMWEALEWISENLSYFQTDVKRDEEKTSEKTIKHPIHWLVNKSSAYGKYLSDFSLATDQKLTPLMKRMMIFKNGGGNITTIFAILTNQKNDDPIGVLERIISFYPSNPINAKMTQMDLVNYIASHFALSSLPTQSSKLAEFQDLQRLSQQFPQEKHRCFPNALFLLVLLFWPEEHDTDEEKKHKYETVLSAVENLQRKYEQKLKDIPPRKKRIYTHFFLGNGNGFEKFVHKSKVEKITKNFFSVSEKRQKWFSGEVWKMAEISKLLKRVTGWTEDEKVFLEIPKAMTFQIPALNPSSVPHSNENVTFYVGFTLKGPVAYNITLKKSNVV, from the exons ATGCAAAGTGCATACTCTACATATAGGGAACGGCAATACTGCCTGTACACAATACTGGGAG AAAAGCCAGAGGATCCTATAATTGAAACATGGACTGAGTCGATGGTGAGCGATTGGTTAAAGTCAATAGGAATTAAAGAAACATACATTAAAAAACTTTACGATGAGGAAGTGGATGGTCGGATCCTTCTTGAACTTTCAGAAGATTTTCTGAAAAAAGAGACTGGAATGAAATCAGGACCTGCACTGTTGATAATCAAAAAAAGAGACGAGTTAGTTAGTAGATCACAAAAAGCCCAGAACCAACAGGATAACGTAAACAAACAAGTTGCTAAAAGAAATAACAATGGAGCAAGTACAATTGAAAAGGATGATGCAAGAACTGAAGAGATTAAAGAAGATTCTGTACCTGTGGTAAAAACAAAGGGTGACTCCAAACTACGGCCTTTTGGTACAAAAGGTGATGATTTTACATATGTTCAAAACAATGTACTCATCATGCCAGAATCGGGTGTAATTGATCTCATTAGTCCATGTCATGAGTATAAGTCTTTTGCCATTGCTGCAACACTGGACCGCCAAAGACTTCAGGCCAAGTTTGCCAAGGAACTGCTTAAGTTTGCTACAGGGTGTATGAATATGCGTACAAATGGCACGATACATTTTGGTGTCATGGACAGTAAAGAAGACCCTAGTTATGTACATGGTGAAATCATTGGTATTACGGTTAAAGAGAAAGACATGTACTATGATGCATTGGATTACATTGAAAAGAGTTTCTCTAGCTTTGATCATGAACTTGTAAGACTGTGTATTGATGTACCTCAGTTTATTCAAGTAGTTTGTCCAAACAGCAGCAAGGAACACTATGTAGTGGAGGTTGATATTGAGCCCTCACTTagcaaagtaaaaaataaagtgttctCTGTTTCCCTTCCTAATTTTAACGAGAAAGCAAACAAAGTTCACTTGGAAAAGAAAACTGCTTATCGTAGAGTGGGTTCAAAAACCGAACCAGTGGATGAGCTGAATGAGTTCTACCGATTTATCACTTCCAGAGATGCTCAGAGAGAAGAGGCAGAGACAAGGTATAATTTCATAGCACCGGAACTGTGCCAGAACCTAGGGAAAAAGCTCACTATGCTCATGACAGATGGAAAGAAAATAATGGACAAGGACAAATGGTATATTCTTGTTACCAACCAGGTTCAGGCGAAGGATCTACAAAgcattgatttttttctcaacatgaacatgttttgtgtgtttgactTTGATCCAGATTCCAATGTGTCTGGATTATGCCATGAATACAATAAGCACCATGCAGTAAACCGCCATTTCATGCACAACTACAAAATTCCCAGTGGCATGAGCATCAGAGAATTTGAGAGTCACCTTCATTTGTTTGACCAAATCAGCTGGATATTTTGCAATGGTCGAAGTGATTACAAAGGCAACGAGCCTCCCTGTGACGAGAAGACCTGGGTTAAAACAAAAAGGACCCTCTTAAAAGATTGTGTGTCATTGATCTGCAAAGATATCTTGCCCAAAGGAACCTTTAAAGTAATCTTTCTTCTTACTTCTCCTGTTGACACACCTTTCCTAAACACATTCTATGAATTCATTACTGATATGGAGGGACATGAAGACATTATCTGCCTTGCAGAATCAGAAGACAACTTTAAAGAATGGCAGACCTTTGCTTTAGGATCTTGTGAAATGGAAACTGTTAACAAGTCAAGTGTTGTCGGTATGACAGTAAGTCAGGTGAATGCAACCCTCCAGCAGGTTCAACCTACCACAACACGAGCCTCAAAGCGATTGCCAATTTACGTCAGAGGGGAGTGCTTACTTGATACCCGAGAGGAGGAAATGAGGAGTTCTTTGGAGATTCTGAGTTTGAACCACTGTGAAGAAACTAGTTCTGATATCACTGAGTCTGAAAAGACGACAATTGAGCAGCAGTTTTACCAGGGAGGAAAAGTAACTTGGATGAATCTTTGGCTTGCAGAGAAAAAGTTTGTTGGGGAAGTTATTCAAAGAGATGCTTACAGTGAGGTTAACAGTCTTCTTAAAGACTGTCTTTCTTGGAGTTTGGATCGAGCATCTATCAGTTGTATCAACATCTACCATCATCCTGGGAGTGGTGGTAGTACAGTTGCAAGGCAGGTACTGTGGAATAATAGAAGGGCTCTAAGGTGTGCTGTTGTGAAACATTCTTACTCTGCATCTGTTGTTTCGGAAGATGCCGTTTGGCTTCGGGAGTACGAAGAAAAAGATCCCCAAAAATGCCTCCCTGTGCTCCTGCTTTTTGAAGATTGTGAGCAAGAGTATTTAGATGATGTAAAGTATGAATTGGAAGTGGCTGTCAATACTAAGAAGATAGCACGTGGAACTCTATGCTTCATCATGCTAAATTGCAGACGATCCCACAATCCAGAGAAAATGTGTAAGGAATCCCCACAACAGAATGTTTCTGTTACTCATAAACTTTCAGatacagaaaaaaatcatttcTCGAAAAAACGACAAAGGCTTGAAGAACAATTCAAGCCAgaattcattttaacatttgtTCTGATGAGTGAAGAATTTGAGAGCCACAAAATCACTGATTATGTTAAGCAATTTGTCAAGCATTTACTGCAAGGCATTGACCGCACATCTGTTGTTACTAAGCTTGTTCAGTATGTAGCATTGCTCAACACTTACCTGCAGAATTCTTTTCTGTCTCTATCACATTGTGAAGCACTCCTTGCTCTGTCTATCTATGTGGACAGATTTCGACAACATTCATTTGAGACGTCTTTAAGTGAGCAGGCTAAGTTGGTCTTAATACACTTGAGGGATGAAAACACCTACATTACCTCTATCAGAATCATTCACCCACTGGTTGCAAAGGAAATCCTCCACCAACTTTTGGgtgacacacaacaacaaagTGATCTTGCTTTAGATCTTCTCAACAACAATGTGCTTTTTGAGCACAGGTTTGGTAAAGATCAGTACATGAAGTTCTTGCGAGATTTGTTCATGACACGCCACAAAATTATCAAAGGTGATGaacatgacagtttttttgCCCCCCTTATTGAGcatgtgagagagaaagagtgtcCAGATAAAGCTATTGAGCTTCTCAAGAGCGCATACAAGCGTTTTAATGAAGATGCACTTTTTGCTCAACATTTGGCTCGTCTCAATTACAAACATGACAGATTTGAGGAagcagaaaagtgggcagaaACTGCAGTAGCCAAACGACCAAACAATTCCTACATTCTTGATACCAAAGGGCAAGTGTATAGGCAGTGGTTTATAACAAAATTTAAAGCCATTGAACAAATTGAAAAAACACCTGAAAACACAGCAGATGCTGTTGAAACTGCACTTAAAGCAATTGAATGTTTTCAGGCATGTGAGAAGGCAGCAGTTGCAGATAATGAGACCATAAACGAAGCTGGCTTTGTTGGAGTAGTAGAAGTCGGATGCGTGTTGCTGAAGCTAATTTCCTCTCTCCATGTGTTCTCAAAAAAGAACCATTGCCAGTGCATAAGATACCTTCTCACAAATTATATTCCAGTTGAGATAGAAAAGCCATGGGAACGTTTTCATAGTAAGCTGAAAGACCTTCAGAAAATCATGTGGGAGGCATTGGAATGGATTTCTGAAAACTTGAGTTACTTCCAAACCGACGTGAAGAGAGATGAGGAAAAGACTTCTGAGAAGACCATAAAGCATCCCATTCACTGGCTTGTGAATAAGTCATCTGCTTATGGCAAATATCTCAGCGATTTTTCTCTGGCTACAGATCAAAAGTTAACACCTCTCATGAAACGTAtgatgatttttaaaaatggtGGGGGAAACATCACAACAATATTTGCTATCCTAACCAACCAGAAAAATGATGACCCTATCGGGGTTCTGGAGCGCATTATTTCATTTTACCCAAGTAATCCCataaatgcaaaaatgacaCAAATGGACCTTGTCAATTACATAGCATCACACTTTGCATTAAGTTCCCTCCCAACTCAGTCTTCTAAGTTGGCTGAATTTCAGGATCTACAAAGGTTAAGTCAACAGTTTCCTCAAGAGAAGCACAGATGTTTCCCAAATGCCCTTTTCTTACTTGTCTTACTTTTCTGGCCAGAAGAACATGACACAGATGAGGAGAAAAAACACAAGTATGAAACTGTTCTCTCTGCTGTTGAAAACCTCCAGAGAAAATATGAACAGAAATTAAAAGACATCCCTCCAAGGAAAAAGAGGATCTACACTCATTTCTTCCTGGGCAATGGGAATGGATTTGAAAAATTCGTCCACAAGAGCAAAGTGGAAAAGATCACAAAAAATTTTTTCTCTGTTTCAGAAAAACGTCAGAAATGGTTCAGCGGAGAAGTGTGGAAAATGGCAGAAATTTCCAAGTTGCTGAAGCGTGTCACAGGGTGGACAGAGGATGAGAAAGTGTTTTTAGAAATTCCCAAAGCAATGACATTTCAGATCCCAGCTCTTAATCCATCCTCAGTGCCCCACAGCAATGAGAACGTCACCTTTTACGTGGGCTTTACTCTAAAAGGACCTGTTGCTTACAACATTACATTGAAAAAATCGAATGTAGTATAG
- the samd9l gene encoding sterile alpha motif domain-containing protein 9-like isoform X2, producing the protein MEKPEDPIIETWTESMVSDWLKSIGIKETYIKKLYDEEVDGRILLELSEDFLKKETGMKSGPALLIIKKRDELVSRSQKAQNQQDNVNKQVAKRNNNGASTIEKDDARTEEIKEDSVPVVKTKGDSKLRPFGTKGDDFTYVQNNVLIMPESGVIDLISPCHEYKSFAIAATLDRQRLQAKFAKELLKFATGCMNMRTNGTIHFGVMDSKEDPSYVHGEIIGITVKEKDMYYDALDYIEKSFSSFDHELVRLCIDVPQFIQVVCPNSSKEHYVVEVDIEPSLSKVKNKVFSVSLPNFNEKANKVHLEKKTAYRRVGSKTEPVDELNEFYRFITSRDAQREEAETRYNFIAPELCQNLGKKLTMLMTDGKKIMDKDKWYILVTNQVQAKDLQSIDFFLNMNMFCVFDFDPDSNVSGLCHEYNKHHAVNRHFMHNYKIPSGMSIREFESHLHLFDQISWIFCNGRSDYKGNEPPCDEKTWVKTKRTLLKDCVSLICKDILPKGTFKVIFLLTSPVDTPFLNTFYEFITDMEGHEDIICLAESEDNFKEWQTFALGSCEMETVNKSSVVGMTVSQVNATLQQVQPTTTRASKRLPIYVRGECLLDTREEEMRSSLEILSLNHCEETSSDITESEKTTIEQQFYQGGKVTWMNLWLAEKKFVGEVIQRDAYSEVNSLLKDCLSWSLDRASISCINIYHHPGSGGSTVARQVLWNNRRALRCAVVKHSYSASVVSEDAVWLREYEEKDPQKCLPVLLLFEDCEQEYLDDVKYELEVAVNTKKIARGTLCFIMLNCRRSHNPEKMCKESPQQNVSVTHKLSDTEKNHFSKKRQRLEEQFKPEFILTFVLMSEEFESHKITDYVKQFVKHLLQGIDRTSVVTKLVQYVALLNTYLQNSFLSLSHCEALLALSIYVDRFRQHSFETSLSEQAKLVLIHLRDENTYITSIRIIHPLVAKEILHQLLGDTQQQSDLALDLLNNNVLFEHRFGKDQYMKFLRDLFMTRHKIIKGDEHDSFFAPLIEHVREKECPDKAIELLKSAYKRFNEDALFAQHLARLNYKHDRFEEAEKWAETAVAKRPNNSYILDTKGQVYRQWFITKFKAIEQIEKTPENTADAVETALKAIECFQACEKAAVADNETINEAGFVGVVEVGCVLLKLISSLHVFSKKNHCQCIRYLLTNYIPVEIEKPWERFHSKLKDLQKIMWEALEWISENLSYFQTDVKRDEEKTSEKTIKHPIHWLVNKSSAYGKYLSDFSLATDQKLTPLMKRMMIFKNGGGNITTIFAILTNQKNDDPIGVLERIISFYPSNPINAKMTQMDLVNYIASHFALSSLPTQSSKLAEFQDLQRLSQQFPQEKHRCFPNALFLLVLLFWPEEHDTDEEKKHKYETVLSAVENLQRKYEQKLKDIPPRKKRIYTHFFLGNGNGFEKFVHKSKVEKITKNFFSVSEKRQKWFSGEVWKMAEISKLLKRVTGWTEDEKVFLEIPKAMTFQIPALNPSSVPHSNENVTFYVGFTLKGPVAYNITLKKSNVV; encoded by the exons ATGG AAAAGCCAGAGGATCCTATAATTGAAACATGGACTGAGTCGATGGTGAGCGATTGGTTAAAGTCAATAGGAATTAAAGAAACATACATTAAAAAACTTTACGATGAGGAAGTGGATGGTCGGATCCTTCTTGAACTTTCAGAAGATTTTCTGAAAAAAGAGACTGGAATGAAATCAGGACCTGCACTGTTGATAATCAAAAAAAGAGACGAGTTAGTTAGTAGATCACAAAAAGCCCAGAACCAACAGGATAACGTAAACAAACAAGTTGCTAAAAGAAATAACAATGGAGCAAGTACAATTGAAAAGGATGATGCAAGAACTGAAGAGATTAAAGAAGATTCTGTACCTGTGGTAAAAACAAAGGGTGACTCCAAACTACGGCCTTTTGGTACAAAAGGTGATGATTTTACATATGTTCAAAACAATGTACTCATCATGCCAGAATCGGGTGTAATTGATCTCATTAGTCCATGTCATGAGTATAAGTCTTTTGCCATTGCTGCAACACTGGACCGCCAAAGACTTCAGGCCAAGTTTGCCAAGGAACTGCTTAAGTTTGCTACAGGGTGTATGAATATGCGTACAAATGGCACGATACATTTTGGTGTCATGGACAGTAAAGAAGACCCTAGTTATGTACATGGTGAAATCATTGGTATTACGGTTAAAGAGAAAGACATGTACTATGATGCATTGGATTACATTGAAAAGAGTTTCTCTAGCTTTGATCATGAACTTGTAAGACTGTGTATTGATGTACCTCAGTTTATTCAAGTAGTTTGTCCAAACAGCAGCAAGGAACACTATGTAGTGGAGGTTGATATTGAGCCCTCACTTagcaaagtaaaaaataaagtgttctCTGTTTCCCTTCCTAATTTTAACGAGAAAGCAAACAAAGTTCACTTGGAAAAGAAAACTGCTTATCGTAGAGTGGGTTCAAAAACCGAACCAGTGGATGAGCTGAATGAGTTCTACCGATTTATCACTTCCAGAGATGCTCAGAGAGAAGAGGCAGAGACAAGGTATAATTTCATAGCACCGGAACTGTGCCAGAACCTAGGGAAAAAGCTCACTATGCTCATGACAGATGGAAAGAAAATAATGGACAAGGACAAATGGTATATTCTTGTTACCAACCAGGTTCAGGCGAAGGATCTACAAAgcattgatttttttctcaacatgaacatgttttgtgtgtttgactTTGATCCAGATTCCAATGTGTCTGGATTATGCCATGAATACAATAAGCACCATGCAGTAAACCGCCATTTCATGCACAACTACAAAATTCCCAGTGGCATGAGCATCAGAGAATTTGAGAGTCACCTTCATTTGTTTGACCAAATCAGCTGGATATTTTGCAATGGTCGAAGTGATTACAAAGGCAACGAGCCTCCCTGTGACGAGAAGACCTGGGTTAAAACAAAAAGGACCCTCTTAAAAGATTGTGTGTCATTGATCTGCAAAGATATCTTGCCCAAAGGAACCTTTAAAGTAATCTTTCTTCTTACTTCTCCTGTTGACACACCTTTCCTAAACACATTCTATGAATTCATTACTGATATGGAGGGACATGAAGACATTATCTGCCTTGCAGAATCAGAAGACAACTTTAAAGAATGGCAGACCTTTGCTTTAGGATCTTGTGAAATGGAAACTGTTAACAAGTCAAGTGTTGTCGGTATGACAGTAAGTCAGGTGAATGCAACCCTCCAGCAGGTTCAACCTACCACAACACGAGCCTCAAAGCGATTGCCAATTTACGTCAGAGGGGAGTGCTTACTTGATACCCGAGAGGAGGAAATGAGGAGTTCTTTGGAGATTCTGAGTTTGAACCACTGTGAAGAAACTAGTTCTGATATCACTGAGTCTGAAAAGACGACAATTGAGCAGCAGTTTTACCAGGGAGGAAAAGTAACTTGGATGAATCTTTGGCTTGCAGAGAAAAAGTTTGTTGGGGAAGTTATTCAAAGAGATGCTTACAGTGAGGTTAACAGTCTTCTTAAAGACTGTCTTTCTTGGAGTTTGGATCGAGCATCTATCAGTTGTATCAACATCTACCATCATCCTGGGAGTGGTGGTAGTACAGTTGCAAGGCAGGTACTGTGGAATAATAGAAGGGCTCTAAGGTGTGCTGTTGTGAAACATTCTTACTCTGCATCTGTTGTTTCGGAAGATGCCGTTTGGCTTCGGGAGTACGAAGAAAAAGATCCCCAAAAATGCCTCCCTGTGCTCCTGCTTTTTGAAGATTGTGAGCAAGAGTATTTAGATGATGTAAAGTATGAATTGGAAGTGGCTGTCAATACTAAGAAGATAGCACGTGGAACTCTATGCTTCATCATGCTAAATTGCAGACGATCCCACAATCCAGAGAAAATGTGTAAGGAATCCCCACAACAGAATGTTTCTGTTACTCATAAACTTTCAGatacagaaaaaaatcatttcTCGAAAAAACGACAAAGGCTTGAAGAACAATTCAAGCCAgaattcattttaacatttgtTCTGATGAGTGAAGAATTTGAGAGCCACAAAATCACTGATTATGTTAAGCAATTTGTCAAGCATTTACTGCAAGGCATTGACCGCACATCTGTTGTTACTAAGCTTGTTCAGTATGTAGCATTGCTCAACACTTACCTGCAGAATTCTTTTCTGTCTCTATCACATTGTGAAGCACTCCTTGCTCTGTCTATCTATGTGGACAGATTTCGACAACATTCATTTGAGACGTCTTTAAGTGAGCAGGCTAAGTTGGTCTTAATACACTTGAGGGATGAAAACACCTACATTACCTCTATCAGAATCATTCACCCACTGGTTGCAAAGGAAATCCTCCACCAACTTTTGGgtgacacacaacaacaaagTGATCTTGCTTTAGATCTTCTCAACAACAATGTGCTTTTTGAGCACAGGTTTGGTAAAGATCAGTACATGAAGTTCTTGCGAGATTTGTTCATGACACGCCACAAAATTATCAAAGGTGATGaacatgacagtttttttgCCCCCCTTATTGAGcatgtgagagagaaagagtgtcCAGATAAAGCTATTGAGCTTCTCAAGAGCGCATACAAGCGTTTTAATGAAGATGCACTTTTTGCTCAACATTTGGCTCGTCTCAATTACAAACATGACAGATTTGAGGAagcagaaaagtgggcagaaACTGCAGTAGCCAAACGACCAAACAATTCCTACATTCTTGATACCAAAGGGCAAGTGTATAGGCAGTGGTTTATAACAAAATTTAAAGCCATTGAACAAATTGAAAAAACACCTGAAAACACAGCAGATGCTGTTGAAACTGCACTTAAAGCAATTGAATGTTTTCAGGCATGTGAGAAGGCAGCAGTTGCAGATAATGAGACCATAAACGAAGCTGGCTTTGTTGGAGTAGTAGAAGTCGGATGCGTGTTGCTGAAGCTAATTTCCTCTCTCCATGTGTTCTCAAAAAAGAACCATTGCCAGTGCATAAGATACCTTCTCACAAATTATATTCCAGTTGAGATAGAAAAGCCATGGGAACGTTTTCATAGTAAGCTGAAAGACCTTCAGAAAATCATGTGGGAGGCATTGGAATGGATTTCTGAAAACTTGAGTTACTTCCAAACCGACGTGAAGAGAGATGAGGAAAAGACTTCTGAGAAGACCATAAAGCATCCCATTCACTGGCTTGTGAATAAGTCATCTGCTTATGGCAAATATCTCAGCGATTTTTCTCTGGCTACAGATCAAAAGTTAACACCTCTCATGAAACGTAtgatgatttttaaaaatggtGGGGGAAACATCACAACAATATTTGCTATCCTAACCAACCAGAAAAATGATGACCCTATCGGGGTTCTGGAGCGCATTATTTCATTTTACCCAAGTAATCCCataaatgcaaaaatgacaCAAATGGACCTTGTCAATTACATAGCATCACACTTTGCATTAAGTTCCCTCCCAACTCAGTCTTCTAAGTTGGCTGAATTTCAGGATCTACAAAGGTTAAGTCAACAGTTTCCTCAAGAGAAGCACAGATGTTTCCCAAATGCCCTTTTCTTACTTGTCTTACTTTTCTGGCCAGAAGAACATGACACAGATGAGGAGAAAAAACACAAGTATGAAACTGTTCTCTCTGCTGTTGAAAACCTCCAGAGAAAATATGAACAGAAATTAAAAGACATCCCTCCAAGGAAAAAGAGGATCTACACTCATTTCTTCCTGGGCAATGGGAATGGATTTGAAAAATTCGTCCACAAGAGCAAAGTGGAAAAGATCACAAAAAATTTTTTCTCTGTTTCAGAAAAACGTCAGAAATGGTTCAGCGGAGAAGTGTGGAAAATGGCAGAAATTTCCAAGTTGCTGAAGCGTGTCACAGGGTGGACAGAGGATGAGAAAGTGTTTTTAGAAATTCCCAAAGCAATGACATTTCAGATCCCAGCTCTTAATCCATCCTCAGTGCCCCACAGCAATGAGAACGTCACCTTTTACGTGGGCTTTACTCTAAAAGGACCTGTTGCTTACAACATTACATTGAAAAAATCGAATGTAGTATAG